AGCGGAGCCAGTACCGCTGAACTCAGCCACATGCCTTCCCATGCCTGCCATATCCCGTCGCGCGCCATCTTGAACCCTATATTATCTATGATATAATAGAAGATAAACAGGATAACGGAGATAACGACCGGCATACCCAGTCCTCCTTTACGTATAATAGCTCCCAGCGGGGCACCGATAAAGAAGAAAACCATGCAGGCGAACGAAAGTGTGAATTTCTTATGCCACTCGGTCAGGTGACGGCGCAGCTTGTAGGCTTCGTCTCCCTGTGTGGCGGCTTTAAAATAATAATCAGCTTTTACGCTTTCAATATTTGATTTGGCGCGGACAAGTAATGCGGCCTGCCCACTTGGCGTTTCAGCCTTGTACAGACTGTCGAATTTGATGATTCTGACCGGCTCGTCCGATTTCTTGGTCAACGAATCAGTTTTGTTTGATGCGACTGCGGCAGCACCCGATTCCTCCTGTGGGCTCGATTCTCTTTTTGATTTGGAGAATGTTCTTCTGTACGACATGTCATAAACACTTCTTGCATTGAGTGCTTTGATACTGTCGAGCCGAACGGTCATGGAGTCAATGGAAGACTGCAGGTCATTCAACTGCTTGCCCATATACTGGTTTGCCATGAGAGATTCGTCAGTCCGGGAGAAGTTGGCATCGAATTCGATCAGTATCTCCTTGGTATTGAATGTCTCCCTGCGGTAAGGAACAGATGTTTTCTTGTTACTGCCTCCGGACTGGTTTTCCATATTCTCGAACGACTCCCCATTGAAGAGCGACAACACGAGAAATAACTTGTCGGCTGATGTTTTGAGTCTGCCGGAGTCGGCAACGATTACACTGGTTTTATTGAATCCTTTCGAATAATCATAGATCATGATATCCTTGAGCAAACCGGTCTTGTCTTTTTCTTTGACATACACATTGTACCCTGTGATTTCCCCGTAAAAAACACCTTCCGGAATATCCAGTTCCGGTGATTTCTGACGCATCGAATAGAGTAGGGTGTATAATTTGACCTGTGCGACAGGCATTACATTGTTTTGGAAGAAAAAAGCGCCGACACTGATAAGTCCGATAGTGATAATCAGAGGGCGCATGATATGAATAAGCGATACACCGGCGGATTTCATGGCAAGCAATTCCAGGCGTTCACCCAGATTCCCGAAAGTCATGAGCGATGACAACAAAATGGCTAGCGGGAGAGCCAGTGGGAAGAGTGATAAGCCGGCGTAGAAGAACATTTCGCCGAGTACAGGAATGCCCAATCCCTTTCCTACCATATCGTCTATGTACCTCCAAAGGAACTGCATGAGTACAATAAACAGACAGATACCGAAGGTCATAATGAACAACGGCAGGAAAGTCTGCAGCATAAATGTATATAATCGTTTTATCTTCACCATTGCCTATCCGGATTGACGGGGCAAAAGTAGTGTAAAAAACGATAAGAACATTACATAATTCTCTAAAACAACCTAAATGCCGAGTGTCCGTTTCAATTCTTCCACCTGTGAGTCCCACAAATTGATAGAATCTTTCTTTTCATCCGGTTCGGCAAAGTCAGTTATTTCAAGCGCGGTTGCTCCCGTAAGTTCGACAGTGTGAATTAAAAACTCGAAGTAGACATTCTCTTCTTCCTCATCTGCCCATCGGTAGCGGATGCTTATTTCGGGTTTTACCGACAACACCTCTGCTTCCTGTTCGTCCCTGTTCCATTTAAAAACGTACATGTTGTCATTAATAGTTACATCGTCAGCGAACCAGGCCGACAGCCCTGGCGGAGTAGTGAGGTGATTCCATAAACTTCGGCGCGAAACTTTATCGAAAATGTATTCGATATGAAACTTCTCTTTTTTCATCTTTCATGCAATTATTTGCGCAGCAAGTTACTCATAAAGATTGATATTCCCAATAATCTTATAGTAAAAAAGCATCTAATTTTTAACGTCTTAGCTGAAAGCCCTGAAAAATAAAAGATTTTTTTTCGCGAAAGTGTTGCATAATATAAAAATAACTTCTACTTTTGCAGCGTTAATAAGAGAAATGACAACAAAAACATGATGGCGAGATAGCTCAGCTGGTTAGAGCGCATGATTCATAATCATGAGGTCCCCGGTTCAATCCCGGGTCTCGCTACGATTTAAGCCTCAAGGTCGAAAGATTTTGAGGCTTTTTTTGTTTTTCATATCTTCAGGGTTGTTTTTAATTCATTTTTTATGGTAGCTTTGTATTTCAATAATTAAAATGAATGACCATGGAACTGCAACTAATACAGAATAAAATTTACGAGATACGAGGACAAAAGGTGATGCTGGATTTTGATTTAGCCGAACTCTATCAAGTGGAAACACGTAGGCTTAATGAAGCCGTGAAAAGGAATATAAGGCGGTTTCCCGATGATTTCATGTTTCAGCTTAATGCCGATGAGTGGAAAAACTTGAAATCGCAATTTGCGACATCAAGTTGGAGCTAATCAATGAAACGCTGGCAGAACTGCAGGATAAAAATAAAGCCTTGAATAAGCCGCGGCCCAAAATTGGTTTTGTAAAATGAAATCAGTTGCACCGACATCTATCACTTACTGTATTAAACAGGATTGTGAATCTGGTCCAGCCGTTGTCGCTGGAGAGGCTGAACTGGCAGTGATGATTTGTCAGAACTTCTCTGACGAACATTAAGCCGATGCCCTGGCCTGATGATTTGGTGGTGAAGAAAGGAGTGAAAAGCTTCTTTTGAGTTTCTTCGCTGATGCCCGGACCATTGTCTTCAATGAGGATGGATACCGGCGAAGTTTGGGTAGTAATCCGTATTTCCCCGTTTTGTCCGATCGCTTCATACGCATTTTTGATAATATTGACCAGCACCTGTTCGATCTGTACCCCGTCGACTTCAATCGTCCGGTCATTCTCTGTCAATGTCAGGACCAGCCTGATGTTTCTTTGGCGACATTCTATATCCGTGAGAGCATAGACCGAACGCGCCTGTTCGTTCAGTGAAATAGCTGAAAGAGTCGGTTCGGGGACACGGATGGCATGCGCCAGGTTACTGATGAAACTCGCCAGATGCCTGCACCGCTCGAAAGACGCTTCCACGGCAGGTAATACATATTCCCATTGCCCGTTTTCGTCCTGTTTGAAAATGTCTGCCACTACATTCAGAGTCGATCCGATCGCTCCGACCGAATTATTCACTTCATGCGACATCATCCGGATGATACGTTCGTACGAATCCTTCTCCACTTTAAGCAACTCCTGCGTAATCTCTTCTATCAATATAAAAGGATGCTTAAATCCCTGGTCGATAAATGCCGATCGGATACAATGGTAGATCGTGTGCGTTGAAGTCCGGATCATCACATCATCCCCCTGTTTTAATTCCGCCAGGGCAGGGGCCAGCTCAAAAGAAGATTCCAGGAGCGTTTTCCCTTTGATATCCGAAAGATTGGAGATATTCAGCAGTTTTAAACCGGTGGGATTTACATCTGCTATCTGCTTGTCGAAGTTCAGGATAACGATCCCCTGCGGCGAGGCATGGATGAGCAGGTCGAGGAACTGGTTTTTCTCCCTTACCGCCAGCCGTTCGCTCCGCAACTGCGAGATCATCCGGTTGAAGATACCGATCAGCTCGTTGGCATCTTTATTCCTGACCGGGCGCAGATGCGTGGAAAAATCCTGGTCTTTCAGAAGCTGCATGCCGCTGAGCAGGATATGATACGGCTTGACCAGCTTATGGTAGATAAATGCAGCCAGCAGGAGCGATAAAATGGCGATACACTGTATAACCCAAAAAGGAATTGGCTCTTCCCGGAAAAAGAGAAAACCGATACCACTTGATATACCCGTGATAAAGGCAGCGATCGTCCAGAATATCAGCTTCGATTTCATTCAGGTAATTTGATGTCGTATTTTTCAAGACGGCGGTATAACGTTTGCCTGGTCAGTCCCAATGCCGTAGCTATTTTGGAATGATTGCAACCATATAATTCCACAGCTCTCTGTATCATCTCTTTTTCCACCCTTTCCAGGGAAAGGATGGTGTTCCCGCCTGCAGGCTGGCTGG
This is a stretch of genomic DNA from Parabacteroides chongii. It encodes these proteins:
- a CDS encoding sensor histidine kinase, with amino-acid sequence MKSKLIFWTIAAFITGISSGIGFLFFREEPIPFWVIQCIAILSLLLAAFIYHKLVKPYHILLSGMQLLKDQDFSTHLRPVRNKDANELIGIFNRMISQLRSERLAVREKNQFLDLLIHASPQGIVILNFDKQIADVNPTGLKLLNISNLSDIKGKTLLESSFELAPALAELKQGDDVMIRTSTHTIYHCIRSAFIDQGFKHPFILIEEITQELLKVEKDSYERIIRMMSHEVNNSVGAIGSTLNVVADIFKQDENGQWEYVLPAVEASFERCRHLASFISNLAHAIRVPEPTLSAISLNEQARSVYALTDIECRQRNIRLVLTLTENDRTIEVDGVQIEQVLVNIIKNAYEAIGQNGEIRITTQTSPVSILIEDNGPGISEETQKKLFTPFFTTKSSGQGIGLMFVREVLTNHHCQFSLSSDNGWTRFTILFNTVSDRCRCN
- a CDS encoding LptF/LptG family permease, which codes for MLQTFLPLFIMTFGICLFIVLMQFLWRYIDDMVGKGLGIPVLGEMFFYAGLSLFPLALPLAILLSSLMTFGNLGERLELLAMKSAGVSLIHIMRPLIITIGLISVGAFFFQNNVMPVAQVKLYTLLYSMRQKSPELDIPEGVFYGEITGYNVYVKEKDKTGLLKDIMIYDYSKGFNKTSVIVADSGRLKTSADKLFLVLSLFNGESFENMENQSGGSNKKTSVPYRRETFNTKEILIEFDANFSRTDESLMANQYMGKQLNDLQSSIDSMTVRLDSIKALNARSVYDMSYRRTFSKSKRESSPQEESGAAAVASNKTDSLTKKSDEPVRIIKFDSLYKAETPSGQAALLVRAKSNIESVKADYYFKAATQGDEAYKLRRHLTEWHKKFTLSFACMVFFFIGAPLGAIIRKGGLGMPVVISVILFIFYYIIDNIGFKMARDGIWQAWEGMWLSSAVLAPLGIFLTYKAVNDSVILNADTYLNALKNFIGKRAGRKVEKKEVIIFNPDYAAMLPRLDKLAEDCVVYLKNHKRWLNYFTFWKQGGKDHTAEQLAAEMEGIIDELGNSDQNLILNKLMDYPVIGGYNQLNANINGKVGLIFGLFFPIGVPVYLLATYQRKLLRHDIQVVQKTSRELEDMISNLETKNLK
- a CDS encoding START-like domain-containing protein — its product is MKKEKFHIEYIFDKVSRRSLWNHLTTPPGLSAWFADDVTINDNMYVFKWNRDEQEAEVLSVKPEISIRYRWADEEEENVYFEFLIHTVELTGATALEITDFAEPDEKKDSINLWDSQVEELKRTLGI